One Candidatus Micrarchaeia archaeon DNA segment encodes these proteins:
- a CDS encoding deoxyribonuclease IV: INYSEKGELNHLPLGSNNEPPFRPLIKVIAENGYSGTIICESPKIEIDALLMQKEYEKFVIKK; this comes from the coding sequence AGATAAATTACAGCGAAAAGGGCGAGCTCAACCATCTTCCCCTGGGCTCCAACAACGAGCCGCCTTTCAGGCCCCTGATTAAGGTTATAGCTGAAAATGGCTACTCAGGCACCATAATATGCGAAAGCCCGAAAATAGAGATAGACGCGCTGCTGATGCAAAAAGAATACGAAAAATTTGTAATTAAAAAATAG
- a CDS encoding YIP1 family protein: MEIAALITKMKDNILLIPEGRFDTLTRDKGYADSFIYLLVTVLMTIPFYIAMQFLGPVIGIASGESAVAAGFGLVISIATVIGVRLLSVVFSYIGFGIMHILLKLVGGKADFLKTVQVMIYGSTPSLLLSWIPCIGWIFGLIGLINIILGAKRVHGISLLRAIVAMLVIPILIAGVVAVLIVLFFGFTLAGITQLVPSA; the protein is encoded by the coding sequence GTGGAAATTGCCGCGCTGATTACGAAAATGAAGGACAACATTCTTCTTATACCGGAGGGGCGTTTTGACACGCTGACTAGAGACAAAGGGTATGCGGATTCGTTCATTTACCTGCTCGTAACTGTCTTGATGACGATTCCGTTCTACATCGCAATGCAGTTTTTAGGGCCGGTCATCGGCATTGCAAGCGGAGAAAGCGCAGTCGCCGCGGGATTCGGACTTGTTATTTCAATTGCAACCGTGATTGGAGTGCGCTTGCTGAGCGTAGTCTTCAGTTACATCGGATTCGGCATAATGCACATCCTGCTCAAGCTGGTCGGGGGGAAGGCTGACTTCCTGAAGACGGTCCAGGTTATGATTTACGGTTCCACGCCAAGCCTGCTGCTCAGCTGGATTCCGTGCATCGGCTGGATATTCGGCCTGATTGGCCTTATCAACATCATACTGGGCGCTAAGAGAGTGCACGGCATAAGCCTCCTCAGGGCAATAGTGGCGATGTTGGTCATACCGATTCTCATAGCGGGGGTTGTTGCAGTGCTGATTGTGCTGTTCTTCGGATTCACCCTGGCCGGCATCACGCAGCTGGTTCCAAGCGCATAG